The nucleotide sequence TCTTTTGTTTCCTGTAACGCTGCCGTCGTGGTGGCCTTTTCGGCAGACCTCTTTGGTGCCAGCCTTCGGGTGTTGCTGTTcgaggcggaagagagaaCTTTTgagtgagagagagtgcggtgggggggggggcggtggtgcccgctacctgctcttcctccctcctcgtgAGTTTACCGGCGACAATCAACGTATTCTATCGCACTCTCTCATGGTGCAACTCCCTCCACAATGAACTGACACACACGGACGCAAACATCTATTCCGATTCATGTGGACGTCCCTGCGTGGTTCtagcgggggaggggggcagccGGGGCGCCTCAGCCGCTTGGGTGAGCGTGTCCTTTCCCTTCTCCTGGTTGCCATGCTGACCCAGGTGGCGGATGGCGAAACTCCCACAGAGAGACACATCAGACTCTGTCGGCGGTGCTCGATTCACCGTTGACGAGGCCGAACTTCCGTCTTGGCACTAGGCTGCGCACCTACGTCTGTGCTCTGTTGAGGGGACATGCCGCTTGGCATACTTGTGAACACGCTCTCCTTGCCTCTTCTACTGTACGCCTGTACGCTCcaccttccttctctctcgctcctcccTCACTGGCTCTCTGTCGTGCGCTCGGCGCACGTTCCATGCTCCCGCCgtcccctccgccctccccacctcacccCGCGCCTTTCCTGCCTTTTCATGTCCCTCTGAGCTCTATGCTCTTTGCACGAGTTTGGCAGTGATTTAACTTCGTCGCCGAAAGAGGACGTCTTCCAAGGAAGAGGTTTCGGAAGGGGCGAAACGTCGGCAAAGGACGCGCGCGTTGAGCGGCATTGTGTCTGCCTTGCATTCGtgtccttccctctcccaccACCAGGCACACTTATCcgagcatacacacacacacacacacacgatcGAACAAGGGTGACTTCTCTGGGAAGGGGAGTGCTGAGGGAGAGGTCCCTCTCGAGTTTCCGTGTGTGACTTTTGCACACCACGCCGACACCGGGCAAGGGGACGGCGTTTTCtgttcttctccctttccctctttgCCGCGCCTTTCCCCACTGAAGGCATCCCTTTTCTTGGTGGTGGTTGTTtcgatgtgcgtgtgtatgtgctaATCCGTCCCGCTCCCTGcctgcctccccctctgtAACTATCTGTTGTGgtcgtgctcctcctcgtgcgcTCCACTTTCCCGTCAAGTGGACGTTGCATCATCGTGAGTGGGGTTTCTCGTGGGGTTTTGCGTTTAATTTTacctgtttgtgtgtgcgtgtgttttcTGCTCCTCTTTGTGTGCTGTGTTGGTGTAGGGTTTGCGCAGAGGTCGACCCGGACGTCCGTCTTCCCTTTCTTGTTTTCCCGTCAATACTCCATCCTCCGTTTTCGTCtctcgttgttgttgctgttgtctTTCTGTGCCGTTCTTGTGCGGCCGCCTGGGAGTTCTCGCGCCGAGCTGCGCTAATTGACATGGACGCCATTTTAGATTTCAGTAAGCCGCTCGATGTACAGCGGTTTGAGCAGGTCGTGACGGCCATGTCCTCCGGTAGTCCAGCGGAGATTatggaggcgcaggaggtgctgaCGCGTTTCAAGGCGAACCCAGAGGCGTTCTTCCGCGTCGACAAGCTGCTCACCGAGTCGCGcaacacaaacacgcgcTTCTTTGCGCTGCAGGTATTGGATGATACGATTCTGCATCGATGGAACACCCTCTCCGCAGACAACCAGCAGGCGATTCGCAACTTCGTTGTGAGCCTGATCGTCCGCGAGTGCACGAGCTTCGCCCACATCCGCCAGAACCGCACCCTGCTGACAAAGATGAACATGACACTCGTGTCGATCGCGAAGCGCGAGTGGCCGGTGCGGTGGCCGAACTTTGTGCAGGAAATCTCGACAAGCGCGTCGCCATCGGAGCCGATGGTGGAGAACAACCTCAACCTACTTCGCCTTGTAGGAGAGGAGGTGTTCGAGTTCGGCGAAAAGACGCTGACGTCGCGGTGGGTGGAGCGTAAGAAGCAGGCTCTGGCACAGGACTTCCGCTTCATCATGGAGCTGTGCGTCATGGTAATCGTCAACGCAGAGGACACGGTGCTGCTCCGCACGGCCCTCTCCACGCTGGAGGTGTACGTGCCGTGGATGACACCGGAGCTCATCTTCAATGAGCAAGTGCTGCAAAGCATCTCGCGTCTGGTCgtcagcgacggcaacgTCCGTAGcgaggcggtgcggtgcTTGGCAGAGATGTGCTCTGCTGCCACGAgtagcggtgccgccggcgatCAGCAGGTGCGCTGCATTCTCGAAACATTCAAGACAGCGCTCGGGAACATCATGAGCGCGTTCCCGACGACCCACTCCTCCGTTATGGAGCGCGTCGTCACCTTGTACGAGCAGGGGTCGCTGGTTGACAAGGAGTACGTGGCGAATTTGAACCTGCTCCTGATTGCTTTCCTTAGACACTACTACGCAAGCATATCTTACGACGACATGTTGCTCGTCACCTGTCATGAGATGCTCGTCGGCATGAGCAACATCAACGAAAAGGAGCTCTTTAAGGCGTGCGTGGAATACTGGTGGTGGCTGGGCGATCACCTGCTGCGGGCGCCCGCCAGCGTTGTGAAGCGGAACCTCATGTCGAAGCTGCCGCGGGTTCTCTCCGACGTTCGCTTTGTGCTTATCCGCCGCATGGCGAAGCCGGAGGAGGTGATCATTgtagaagaggagggcgagatTCGCCGGCAGCACGTCACCGacgtcgaggagctgcagctctaCAATCTGATGCGGCAGACGCTGGTGTTCCTCACCCACCTGGACCCGAAGGACACGCGCAATATTATGACCGATCTGATGAAGCGGCAGCTGGACCGAAGCGAGTGGTCGTGGCACAACTGCAACACCCTTTGCTGGGCTGTCGGCTCCATCTCCATGGCCCTCTCCGAGCAGGACGAGAGCGACCTCTTTGTGAAGATCATCACCGACCTCCTCACGCTCTTCAAGACCATGAGCGGGAAAGACAACCGGGCCGTGATCGCGAGCGATGTCATGTTCATTGTTGGCCAGTACCCCCGCTACCTGCGCAATCACGCCACCTTCCTCTCCACTGTGACACGGAAGGTGTTCCAGTTCATGCGGGAAAAATTTCCCGGTGTGCAAGACATGGCCGTCGACACCTTCGTGAAGCTTAGCAAGCAGCTCGACGCCAAGTACGCGGAGGTGAACGGTAGCACCAGCCTCGCATCCGAGGTGGCGAAGACGTGGAGCTCTATCACAGAGATGCTCTCCttgcagcaggtgcagacATGCTTCAACGCCGCTGGCTACATGATCGCTGCCGGCTcgacggagcagcagcgcgcgctgctgctcgagacATTCCTGACGGACACAAACGCCCGGTTCAAGGCGTGCACGGCgtccgcggccgccgctgggaGCGCCTTCTGCCAAAGCGAGGAAGCGATGGTAGAGCTGCTGCACTACCTGCGCGTGTTCAGCAATGTGGCGGACTCGTGCGGTGACGTGTTTGTGTACGAGATGATGATGATCACTCAAGACCTCTACGGTTTTTACCGCATGTTTTCCGAGGCGCAGGTGAGGGCcatcgccgacggcggcgagacggcgctgcatcgcccTGAAATGAGGTACGTGCGCCTTGCCAAGCGTGAGATTCTGCGCATTTTTGAGCGCTTCGTGAGCCACGCGACACAGCTGAAGTTCATCGCAGAATCCTGCCTGCCGGACATGTTTTCAGTCGTGCTGCTCGACTACGAGAACGCGATTGCGGCGGCAAAGGAGCCCGGGGCGCTGGCTTTGGCGaccgcgtgcgtgcgcactcTAGGTCGGTGTATCGAGAACAATTGCGAGGCGATCCTCGACCACACGTTCAacaccaccgtcgccatcATTGCCCAGGACATGGAGAGCCACCCTGATTTTCGTGTTAACCTTTTTAAGCTCCTGCAGGCGCTGAACGCGCACTGCTTTGAGGCGTTTATCTGCTACACATCCACTCACGAGGATGTTGTGCTGGGCATGCTGTGGGCCATCAAGCACACGGACTACCCGACCATGTCCACCGGACTGGAAACGCTGGACTTGTTTCTCGAGAACGTGTCGAAGTCCGAGTACGCGGAGGTGTTCTTCAAGGCTTACATGCAGCGCATCTTGGTGGACGTGATGGTCGCGTCGATGGACTCCCTGCACGCCTCTGGCTTCCAGCACCACGTCCGGATTCTTCAGAAGCTTTTCAACGTTTCCTCCATGGTGCCGCCGGACACGCCAACGATTGGCAAAAACGTCATTCGCGCCTACCTGCTGGACAGCCTCACCGTTATTCCGACGCTGACGACGACTTCCATTCTGAGTTTTGTGGATATGTGCTACGAGTCCTTCACGGATGACGAGCGCTTTCGCACCCAGTTTGCCGACTTTCTGATCGAGGTGAAGGTCTGGGGTGCGGAACAGGAGAACAagatgcaggaggaggacgagcgTCGACTGCGCGAGGAGACTATTCCGGGCTTCTCAAACCTGTCCATGGAAGATCCGCCGG is from Leishmania infantum JPCM5 genome chromosome 32 and encodes:
- a CDS encoding putative exportin 1, whose protein sequence is MDAILDFSKPLDVQRFEQVVTAMSSGSPAEIMEAQEVLTRFKANPEAFFRVDKLLTESRNTNTRFFALQVLDDTILHRWNTLSADNQQAIRNFVVSLIVRECTSFAHIRQNRTLLTKMNMTLVSIAKREWPVRWPNFVQEISTSASPSEPMVENNLNLLRLVGEEVFEFGEKTLTSRWVERKKQALAQDFRFIMELCVMVIVNAEDTVLLRTALSTLEVYVPWMTPELIFNEQVLQSISRLVVSDGNVRSEAVRCLAEMCSAATSSGAAGDQQVRCILETFKTALGNIMSAFPTTHSSVMERVVTLYEQGSLVDKEYVANLNLLLIAFLRHYYASISYDDMLLVTCHEMLVGMSNINEKELFKACVEYWWWLGDHLLRAPASVVKRNLMSKLPRVLSDVRFVLIRRMAKPEEVIIVEEEGEIRRQHVTDVEELQLYNLMRQTLVFLTHLDPKDTRNIMTDLMKRQLDRSEWSWHNCNTLCWAVGSISMALSEQDESDLFVKIITDLLTLFKTMSGKDNRAVIASDVMFIVGQYPRYLRNHATFLSTVTRKVFQFMREKFPGVQDMAVDTFVKLSKQLDAKYAEVNGSTSLASEVAKTWSSITEMLSLQQVQTCFNAAGYMIAAGSTEQQRALLLETFLTDTNARFKACTASAAAAGSAFCQSEEAMVELLHYLRVFSNVADSCGDVFVYEMMMITQDLYGFYRMFSEAQVRAIADGGETALHRPEMRYVRLAKREILRIFERFVSHATQLKFIAESCLPDMFSVVLLDYENAIAAAKEPGALALATACVRTLGRCIENNCEAILDHTFNTTVAIIAQDMESHPDFRVNLFKLLQALNAHCFEAFICYTSTHEDVVLGMLWAIKHTDYPTMSTGLETLDLFLENVSKSEYAEVFFKAYMQRILVDVMVASMDSLHASGFQHHVRILQKLFNVSSMVPPDTPTIGKNVIRAYLLDSLTVIPTLTTTSILSFVDMCYESFTDDERFRTQFADFLIEVKVWGAEQENKMQEEDERRLREETIPGFSNLSMEDPPANPFTSL